The genomic interval GCGGTGGTGGCAAGCCTGACCAAGGCCGGGATCGGCTCGGTCAAGCTGGCGGCGGAAGGCTACGGTTCGGCCAAGCCGATCGCCAGCAACGACAGCGCCGAAGGCCGGGCGCAAAATCGGCGGATCGAATTCGTGGTGAAGTAACTCCCCCTCCAAGGTGCTTCACCCGACGGAAAAGCCCGCTGCAAGGCGGGCTTTTCTGTGTGTGCAAACGGCGGGGGCTGTTAGTTCTTCGAGTCATTCCGGGGCGCGAGCGCAGCTCGCCGACCCGGAATCCCGAGTTGGTAGCGACGGCCGGGTGCTCTACAGCTCCGGATTCCGGGTTCGCGCCTAGCGGCGCGCCCCGGAATGACGTGCTGGTGTTTAACCGATCGTCGTCGTGGAGCTGACCGAGTTTACACCGGATCCCAGTTGAAGATGTCGGCGGAGCGGTCGAGCTTGTAGAACGAGCCCTTGAGCGCCGGCATGCCGTGCTCGGCGAGGCTTTCGCAGGTCCAGCCGCCGTCGCGATGCACCGAGCGGATCGGACGCGACTGGCCCATCAGGAAGATCTCGTTCATCCGCACGGCGAAGATCTGGCCGCTGACGTCCTTGGCGGCGTCGCCGAGCAGATACACCGACAGCGGCGCGATCTTCTCCGGGCCCATCTGCTGCATCCGTGCGACGCGGGCCTTCTCGTCCTCGGTCTCGGTCGGGATGGTGCCGATCAGGCGCGACCAGGCGAACGGCGACACGCAGTTGGAGCGGACGTTGAAGCGCTGCATGTCGAGCGCGATCGACTTCGACAGGCCGACGATGCCGAGCTTGGCGGCCGCATAGTTGGCTTGGCCGAAATTGCCGATCAGGCCCGAGGTCGAGGTGAAGTGCACGAACGAGCCGCTCTCCTGCTCGCGGAACAGCCGGGCGGCGGCGTGCGAGACGTAGAACGTGCCCATCAGGTGCACCTTGATCACCTGCTCGAAGGCGTCGATGCTCATGCGGTGGAAGATCGCGTCGCGCAGAATGCCGGCGTTGTTCACCACACCGTCGAGCTTGCCGTAGGTGTCGACCGCCTGCTTGACGATCTTGCTGGCGGGAATCGCCTCGGCGACGGTCTCGAAATTCGCGACCGCGGTGCCGCCTTCCTTCTTGATCTCCTCGACGACCTGCTCGGCCGGCGCGGCGTCGGTGCCCGAGCCGTCGGACGCGACGCCCGGATCGTTG from Rhodopseudomonas palustris carries:
- a CDS encoding SDR family NAD(P)-dependent oxidoreductase, with product MAKALDGKVIIVTGAGRGIGREIALLAAREGAKVVVNDPGVASDGSGTDAAPAEQVVEEIKKEGGTAVANFETVAEAIPASKIVKQAVDTYGKLDGVVNNAGILRDAIFHRMSIDAFEQVIKVHLMGTFYVSHAAARLFREQESGSFVHFTSTSGLIGNFGQANYAAAKLGIVGLSKSIALDMQRFNVRSNCVSPFAWSRLIGTIPTETEDEKARVARMQQMGPEKIAPLSVYLLGDAAKDVSGQIFAVRMNEIFLMGQSRPIRSVHRDGGWTCESLAEHGMPALKGSFYKLDRSADIFNWDPV